In the genome of Bradyrhizobium sp. CIAT3101, one region contains:
- a CDS encoding SDR family NAD(P)-dependent oxidoreductase yields the protein MKMTGNTILVTGGTSGIGRALAEAFYDRGNRVIVAGRRRSLLDQITADRSGIVALPLDLDDPATPSRLAAEVRARFPELNMLIANAGISKAEDMTADDWNASDAEAMVETNILGVLRVAAAFLPILKAQRNATIMVTSSNLAFVPRADFPTYCASKAFLHSWLQSLRHQLRNIPVDVLELAPPYVQTELTGAQQASDPRAMPLPAYVAEVMQLLELAVHPRGEVLVERDRARRWAEREGRYEATFAAMNPS from the coding sequence ATGAAGATGACTGGCAATACGATCCTCGTCACCGGCGGCACCAGCGGCATCGGCCGCGCGCTTGCCGAAGCTTTCTACGACCGCGGCAATCGCGTCATCGTCGCGGGACGGCGACGGTCTCTGCTCGATCAGATCACGGCCGACCGTTCGGGAATTGTCGCCTTGCCGCTCGACCTCGACGATCCCGCGACGCCGTCGCGCCTTGCGGCTGAAGTTCGCGCGCGCTTCCCCGAGCTCAACATGCTGATCGCCAATGCCGGTATCTCCAAGGCGGAGGATATGACCGCCGATGACTGGAACGCTTCCGACGCCGAGGCGATGGTGGAGACCAACATCCTGGGCGTGCTGCGCGTGGCGGCGGCGTTTTTGCCGATCCTGAAGGCGCAGCGGAATGCGACGATCATGGTGACGAGCTCGAACCTCGCCTTCGTGCCGCGCGCCGACTTTCCGACCTACTGCGCCAGCAAGGCGTTCCTGCATTCCTGGCTCCAATCGCTGCGCCATCAGCTGCGCAACATCCCCGTCGATGTGCTGGAGCTTGCACCGCCCTATGTGCAGACCGAGCTCACCGGCGCGCAGCAGGCGAGCGACCCGCGCGCGATGCCGCTTCCCGCCTATGTCGCGGAGGTGATGCAGCTCCTCGAGCTCGCGGTTCATCCCCGCGGCGAAGTGCTGGTCGAACGCGATCGCGCGCGGCGCTGGGCCGAGCGCGAGGGCCGCTACGAGGCGACCTTTGCCGCGATGAACCCGAGCTGA
- a CDS encoding S41 family peptidase: MRKTLLFPLGALTGVCLTLLVSGPQGGLWAARAAAGADDAYSQLNLFGEVFERVKASYVEKPDNSKLIEGAITGMVTSLDPHSRYMNDKAWTEMQETTSGEFGGLGIEVTMEEGLVKVVSPIDDTPASKAGLMSGDLVSKIDGENVQGMTLEQAVNKMKGPVDTKTKLTIIRKGADAPMDVAITREIIHVRPVRFHVEGDIGYIRVTSFNEQTTDGLKKAIASISKDIPQEKLAGYVMDLRNNPGGLLDQAVSVSSAFLQRGEVVSTRGRNPEETQRFTAHGGDLTKGKPLVVLVNGGSASASEIVAGALHDHKRATIIGTRSFGKGSVQTIIPLGAGNGALALTTARYYTPSGRSIQAQGIAPDIEILQDVPPELKGRVDTIAESQMRGHLQAADGTEQTGSQSYVPPEEKDDKALHAAYDFLHGVTVNAAAAKPAPKATVPN, translated from the coding sequence ATGCGGAAAACCCTGCTGTTCCCCCTGGGCGCGCTTACCGGAGTATGCCTGACCCTTCTCGTATCCGGTCCGCAGGGCGGACTATGGGCGGCACGGGCGGCAGCCGGCGCGGACGATGCCTACTCCCAGCTCAACCTGTTTGGAGAGGTCTTCGAGCGGGTGAAGGCGAGCTACGTCGAGAAGCCCGACAATTCCAAGCTGATCGAAGGCGCGATCACGGGCATGGTGACCTCGCTCGATCCGCATTCCCGCTACATGAACGACAAGGCCTGGACCGAGATGCAGGAGACCACCTCCGGCGAGTTCGGCGGGCTCGGCATCGAGGTCACGATGGAGGAGGGCCTGGTCAAGGTCGTTTCCCCAATCGACGACACGCCGGCGTCCAAGGCCGGCCTCATGTCCGGCGACCTCGTCAGCAAGATCGACGGCGAGAACGTGCAGGGCATGACGCTCGAGCAGGCCGTCAACAAGATGAAGGGCCCGGTCGACACCAAGACCAAGCTGACCATCATCCGCAAGGGCGCCGATGCGCCGATGGATGTCGCGATCACGCGTGAGATCATCCATGTCCGCCCGGTCCGCTTCCACGTCGAAGGCGACATCGGCTACATCCGCGTCACCTCGTTCAACGAGCAGACCACCGACGGCTTGAAGAAGGCGATCGCCTCGATCTCCAAGGACATCCCGCAGGAGAAGCTGGCCGGCTATGTGATGGACCTGCGCAACAATCCCGGCGGCTTGCTCGACCAGGCCGTGTCGGTGTCGAGTGCGTTCCTGCAGCGCGGCGAGGTCGTCTCGACCCGCGGCCGCAATCCGGAAGAGACCCAGCGCTTCACCGCGCATGGCGGCGACCTCACCAAGGGCAAGCCGCTTGTGGTGCTGGTCAACGGCGGCTCGGCCTCGGCCTCGGAGATCGTGGCCGGCGCGCTGCATGATCACAAGCGCGCCACCATCATCGGCACGCGCTCGTTCGGCAAGGGCTCGGTGCAGACCATCATTCCGCTCGGCGCCGGCAACGGCGCGCTGGCGCTGACCACGGCGCGCTACTACACGCCGTCGGGCCGCTCGATCCAGGCCCAGGGCATCGCGCCTGACATCGAGATCCTCCAGGACGTGCCGCCCGAGTTGAAAGGCCGCGTCGACACTATCGCGGAGTCGCAGATGCGCGGCCATCTGCAGGCCGCCGACGGCACCGAGCAGACCGGATCGCAGTCCTATGTCCCGCCGGAAGAAAAGGACGACAAGGCGCTGCACGCGGCCTATGACTTCCTGCATGGCGTCACCGTGAACGCGGCGGCCGCGAAGCCGGCGCCGAAGGCCACGGTGCCGAACTAA
- a CDS encoding EAL domain-containing protein, which yields MITRYGSRLLDQAFVRSGPIRWLVVGGTLLIAAIAVGAVLMAQNFRERALRNSGRELENTVLLLAHHFDQQLQDFAVIQKDFVGHVRATGITTAEDYRRRLAGQDVHQMLRSKIEALPYIGGVNIIDADGNVINSSTTWPAPKVNVADRAYFRTFRYDPQAPDVLIEPVYSRISGAWTILIVRKVMGAHGEFMGVVGRGIEPANFEKFFGSVALGESATISMLHRDGTLLARFPHSNEMMGHNFRNGTFEQQKVFALDHFAGRFVSPVDGEDRLVSARALPHFPILMMATTTRAAALADWREQIGILISVAGASALAIAGLLIAIVRKLLAQHRMSRERLTLEKQRLDRAVNNMTQGLLLFDASQKLVICNQRYIEMYGLSPEIVKPGYSFRDIILHRKATGSFPGDVEQYVARVLRDIHVRNSMVVETGDGRAIQIVNEPLGDGGWVATHEDITERRRIEERITHLAHYDALTDLPNRAMFHEHLRGELLAIVDGEELAVHYIDIDEFKGVNDALGHLVGDELLRSVAESLRACAGPSDFVARLGGDEFAIVQSAVTSQDQVNELVARVFAAIRTPFDCMGHHLTTDASIGIALAPGHGTALDQILKNADMAMYAAKSAGRRTFRFFEPEMDAKVRERRQLEIDLRHAIAYGGLEVYYQPCLSLKDDRITGCEALVRWHHPERGMVSPAEFIPIAEDTGLVNEIGEWVLATACRDAAGWPDDIRLAVNVSPVQFKSGTLALKIMAALAASNLPASRLELEITEAVLIRDDETALAILHQLRAIGVRIALDDFGTGYSSLSYLHRFPFDKIKIDRCFVNDIAGPDGSASIVQAVVNLASARRMATTAEGVETEEQQRLLRTLGCTEMQGYLFSAAKPADKVMELFALHRSRLAQRDGNEARRREAS from the coding sequence ATGATAACGAGATACGGCAGTCGCCTCCTCGACCAGGCCTTCGTCCGCAGCGGACCGATCCGCTGGCTGGTGGTGGGCGGTACACTCCTGATCGCTGCGATCGCCGTCGGCGCGGTGCTGATGGCGCAGAATTTCCGCGAGCGCGCGCTACGCAATTCCGGCCGCGAGCTGGAAAACACCGTGCTGCTGCTCGCCCACCATTTCGATCAGCAATTGCAGGATTTCGCGGTCATCCAGAAGGATTTCGTCGGCCATGTGCGCGCGACCGGAATCACGACCGCGGAGGACTATCGCAGGCGCCTCGCCGGCCAGGATGTGCACCAGATGCTGCGTTCGAAGATCGAGGCGCTGCCTTACATCGGCGGCGTCAACATCATCGACGCCGATGGCAATGTGATCAACTCCTCGACGACATGGCCGGCCCCGAAGGTCAACGTGGCCGATCGGGCCTATTTCCGCACTTTCCGCTACGATCCGCAGGCGCCCGACGTGCTGATCGAACCGGTGTACAGCCGCATCTCCGGCGCCTGGACCATCCTGATCGTGCGCAAGGTCATGGGAGCGCACGGCGAATTCATGGGTGTTGTCGGGCGCGGCATCGAGCCGGCCAATTTCGAGAAGTTCTTCGGGTCCGTCGCGCTCGGCGAAAGTGCCACGATCTCGATGCTGCACCGGGACGGCACCCTGCTTGCCCGCTTCCCGCATTCCAACGAAATGATGGGGCACAATTTCAGGAACGGCACGTTCGAGCAGCAGAAGGTTTTCGCGCTCGATCACTTCGCCGGACGCTTCGTGAGCCCGGTCGACGGCGAGGACCGGCTGGTCTCGGCGCGGGCCCTGCCACACTTCCCGATCCTGATGATGGCGACGACCACGCGCGCAGCGGCGCTTGCCGACTGGCGCGAGCAGATCGGCATCCTGATTTCGGTCGCCGGCGCGTCTGCGCTCGCGATCGCCGGCCTCTTGATCGCGATCGTGCGCAAGCTGCTGGCACAGCACCGCATGTCCCGTGAGCGGCTGACGCTGGAGAAGCAGCGCCTCGACCGCGCCGTCAACAACATGACCCAGGGCCTGCTGCTGTTCGACGCCTCGCAAAAGCTCGTGATCTGCAACCAGCGCTACATCGAGATGTACGGCTTGTCGCCCGAGATCGTGAAGCCCGGCTACAGCTTCCGCGACATCATCCTGCACCGCAAGGCCACCGGTTCATTCCCGGGCGACGTGGAGCAGTATGTCGCGCGGGTGCTGCGTGACATCCACGTGCGCAACTCCATGGTGGTCGAGACCGGCGATGGCCGCGCGATCCAGATCGTCAACGAGCCGCTCGGCGACGGCGGCTGGGTCGCGACCCACGAAGACATCACCGAACGTCGCCGTATCGAGGAGCGCATCACCCATCTCGCGCACTACGACGCGCTGACCGACCTGCCGAACCGCGCCATGTTCCACGAACATCTGCGCGGAGAGCTTCTCGCCATCGTCGACGGCGAAGAGCTCGCAGTGCACTACATCGACATCGACGAATTCAAGGGCGTCAACGACGCGCTCGGCCATCTCGTCGGCGACGAGCTGTTGAGGTCGGTGGCGGAGAGCCTGCGCGCCTGCGCCGGCCCCTCCGATTTCGTGGCGCGGCTCGGCGGCGACGAATTTGCGATCGTGCAGAGCGCCGTGACCTCGCAGGACCAGGTCAACGAGCTCGTTGCCCGCGTCTTCGCGGCGATCCGCACGCCGTTCGACTGCATGGGCCATCATCTCACTACCGACGCCAGCATCGGCATTGCGCTGGCACCGGGACACGGCACCGCGCTGGACCAGATCCTGAAGAACGCCGACATGGCGATGTACGCCGCCAAGTCCGCCGGACGTCGCACCTTCCGCTTCTTCGAGCCGGAGATGGACGCCAAGGTGCGCGAGCGGCGCCAGTTGGAGATCGATCTGCGCCACGCCATCGCTTACGGCGGCCTCGAGGTCTATTACCAGCCCTGTCTCAGCCTCAAGGACGACCGCATCACCGGCTGCGAGGCGCTGGTGCGCTGGCACCACCCCGAGCGCGGCATGGTTTCGCCGGCTGAGTTCATCCCGATCGCCGAGGATACCGGGCTGGTCAACGAGATCGGCGAATGGGTGCTGGCGACTGCCTGCCGCGACGCCGCCGGTTGGCCCGACGATATCCGCCTCGCCGTCAACGTCTCACCGGTCCAGTTCAAGAGCGGCACGCTGGCGCTGAAGATCATGGCGGCGCTGGCCGCCTCCAATCTGCCGGCGAGCCGGCTCGAGCTCGAGATCACCGAAGCCGTGCTGATCCGCGACGACGAGACCGCACTTGCGATCCTGCACCAGCTCCGCGCCATCGGCGTCCGCATCGCGCTCGACGATTTCGGCACCGGCTACTCCTCGCTGAGCTATCTGCACCGCTTCCCGTTCGACAAGATCAAGATCGACCGCTGCTTCGTCAACGACATCGCCGGTCCCGACGGCTCCGCCAGCATCGTCCAGGCCGTGGTCAATCTCGCCAGCGCCCGCCGCATGGCGACCACGGCCGAAGGCGTCGAGACCGAGGAGCAGCAGCGGCTGCTGCGCACGCTCGGCTGCACCGAGATGCAGGGCTATCTGTTCAGCGCCGCAAAGCCCGCCGACAAGGTCATGGAGCTGTTCGCGCTCCATCGCAGCCGCCTCGCCCAGCGCGACGGCAACGAAGCCCGCCGCCGCGAGGCAAGCTAG
- a CDS encoding Flp family type IVb pilin, protein MKKTLNIFWADESGATAIEYGLIAAGIALAIITVVNGMGSKLSAKFGSISSSLK, encoded by the coding sequence ATGAAAAAGACTTTGAACATTTTCTGGGCCGACGAATCCGGCGCGACCGCGATCGAGTACGGCCTGATCGCCGCCGGCATCGCGCTCGCCATCATCACCGTCGTCAACGGCATGGGCAGCAAGCTCAGTGCAAAATTCGGCTCGATCAGCTCGTCGCTGAAGTAG
- the moaC gene encoding cyclic pyranopterin monophosphate synthase MoaC, which produces MARKPSKTKPKTKPKAKPSDKASPALTHISASGEARMVDVSDKAATERLAVAEGRVVMEKATLDLIVSGNAKKGDVLGTARIAGIMAAKRTSELIPLCHPLALSKVTVDIEPDARLPGCVVRASVKVTGPTGVEMEALTAVSVACLTIYDMIKAVERGVRIEGIQLIEKLGGKSGHYRA; this is translated from the coding sequence ATGGCGCGCAAGCCGTCCAAGACCAAACCGAAGACCAAACCGAAGGCCAAGCCGTCGGACAAGGCGAGCCCTGCCCTCACCCATATCAGCGCCTCCGGCGAGGCGCGGATGGTCGACGTCTCGGACAAGGCCGCGACCGAGCGGCTGGCCGTCGCCGAAGGGCGTGTCGTCATGGAAAAGGCGACGCTCGACCTGATCGTCTCCGGCAATGCCAAGAAGGGCGACGTGCTCGGCACCGCGCGTATCGCCGGAATCATGGCGGCGAAGCGCACTTCGGAGCTGATCCCGCTGTGTCATCCGCTCGCGCTGTCCAAGGTCACCGTCGACATCGAGCCCGACGCCAGGCTGCCGGGCTGCGTGGTGCGTGCCAGCGTCAAGGTGACCGGCCCCACAGGCGTCGAGATGGAAGCCCTGACGGCGGTCTCCGTCGCCTGCCTCACCATCTACGACATGATCAAGGCGGTGGAGCGCGGCGTCCGCATCGAGGGCATCCAGCTCATCGAGAAGCTCGGCGGCAAGTCGGGCCACTACCGCGCCTGA
- a CDS encoding tyrosinase family protein translates to MSATLRVRRSIQDLQDEYNNGNKKPLEDVMRAWKGIKELPPDDPRSFFVLGGYHGEPFRGAGWGNSQYWGGYCNHGNILFPTWHRVYLVKLEEALRSIPGCADVTLPFWDETSTASTTNGIPSALTQKDFVLDGQTIPNPLRSFVFPRGIVDHLSPIPDADYSKPEGYETVRYPLSGLVGTDADKAATAAHNAQFPNYDTNVGLLNDNVRNWLSETVIVDGKPVGGGHVKDKYTACLNAPNYTVFSNTTSAAQWFDDHGQRIVPIESPHNSIHLAVGGFDLPKIFDASPIDGANGDMGENDTAGLDPIFFFHHCFVDRVFWLWQKKNGFTDKLEIIPQYPGTNSVDSQGPTPGTAANSWLTLESPLDPFKLTERGKERPYTSQDCINIETQLGYTYGPGSLDPHALLAAAASAAGSGRTISVRGLNRARIRGSFLISAFANVDGQRQHIGTEAVLSRWHVDGCANCQTHIEGRAAISTQSLGVAAARITADDIEVQVRTRDGLLGSGPQTRAMASLTAAPGKKPFKVELR, encoded by the coding sequence ATGAGCGCCACGCTGCGAGTCCGTCGTTCGATCCAGGATCTCCAGGACGAGTACAACAACGGTAACAAGAAGCCGCTTGAAGACGTGATGCGGGCCTGGAAGGGCATCAAGGAGCTGCCGCCCGACGATCCCAGATCATTCTTCGTGCTCGGTGGCTATCACGGCGAGCCGTTTCGCGGCGCGGGCTGGGGCAACTCGCAGTACTGGGGCGGCTACTGCAATCACGGCAACATCCTGTTTCCGACCTGGCACCGTGTCTACCTGGTGAAACTGGAAGAGGCGCTGAGAAGCATTCCGGGCTGCGCCGACGTGACGCTGCCGTTCTGGGACGAGACCAGCACCGCGTCGACGACCAACGGGATTCCGAGCGCGCTCACCCAGAAGGACTTCGTCCTGGACGGCCAGACGATTCCAAACCCGTTGCGCTCGTTCGTGTTTCCGCGAGGCATCGTCGATCATCTCAGTCCGATCCCTGACGCGGATTACAGCAAGCCCGAGGGATACGAGACGGTGCGCTATCCGCTGTCGGGGCTGGTCGGGACGGACGCGGATAAGGCGGCGACGGCGGCTCACAACGCGCAGTTTCCCAACTACGACACCAATGTGGGATTGCTCAACGACAACGTCCGCAATTGGCTGTCCGAGACCGTCATCGTCGATGGCAAGCCCGTCGGCGGCGGGCATGTGAAGGACAAATACACGGCGTGTCTGAACGCACCGAACTACACGGTGTTTTCCAACACGACGTCCGCGGCGCAATGGTTCGACGACCACGGGCAGCGCATCGTTCCGATCGAGAGCCCGCACAACAGCATCCATCTCGCCGTCGGTGGTTTCGATCTGCCGAAGATTTTCGACGCCTCTCCGATCGACGGGGCGAATGGCGACATGGGCGAGAACGACACCGCCGGTCTCGATCCGATCTTCTTCTTCCATCACTGCTTTGTCGATCGCGTGTTCTGGCTGTGGCAGAAGAAGAACGGGTTCACCGACAAACTCGAGATCATCCCGCAATATCCCGGCACCAATTCCGTCGACAGCCAGGGGCCGACGCCGGGCACGGCGGCCAATTCCTGGCTGACGCTGGAATCCCCGCTGGATCCGTTCAAGCTGACCGAGCGCGGCAAGGAGCGTCCCTACACGTCGCAGGACTGCATCAATATCGAGACGCAGCTGGGATATACTTACGGCCCCGGTTCGCTCGATCCGCATGCCTTGCTCGCGGCCGCCGCCAGCGCCGCCGGCAGCGGCAGAACGATCAGTGTGCGCGGCCTCAATCGTGCGCGCATCCGCGGCTCGTTTCTGATCAGCGCATTCGCCAATGTCGATGGACAGCGGCAGCATATCGGGACCGAAGCGGTGCTGAGCCGCTGGCACGTCGACGGTTGCGCGAATTGCCAGACCCATATCGAGGGCAGGGCGGCGATCAGCACGCAGTCGCTCGGCGTGGCGGCAGCCCGTATCACCGCCGACGACATCGAGGTTCAGGTCCGCACCCGCGACGGCTTGCTTGGCAGCGGTCCCCAGACGCGCGCGATGGCATCGCTGACGGCCGCTCCGGGGAAGAAGCCCTTCAAGGTCGAGCTGCGATAG